The segment CGCGCGACGCGGCACACCAAGCTGGTTTCGCGCACCAAAGCGCGCGAAACCAGCGGATTCCACGACTCCCCTTACACCAGCAAGGCGTTCGCAGCCTTGCCCTCTGCCTGCGGACCATATCCGTGGACCTGACGGCCCAGGATTTCCTTGATCTGCTTCTCGTCGCTCTGCTCGGCCGCCACACGCATGGATGCAAGCACGGGCGCAAATTCCGGCCACGGCACGTAATCCTCTCGCGCCTTCATGATCCGCTCATGGGCCGTACCTTCGGGGTTATCGCCGATCAGCAATTCTTCATAGAGCTTCTCGCCGGGGCGCAGACCTGTCACGCGGATCTCGATATCGCCATCCGGATGCTGATCGTCGCACACCGTCATGCCAGAAAGCTGAACCATGCGTCGCGCCAGATCCATGATCTTGACAGGCTGGCCCATGTCCAGAACGAACACCTCGCCGCCATGGGCCATGGCGCCAGCCTGCAGCACCAGTTGGGCAGCCTCCGGGATAGTCATGAAGTAACGCGTCACCTTCTCGTGGGTCACGGTCAACGGCCCGCCTTCCAGCAATTGACGTCTGAACAGAGGGACAACGCTTCCGCTGCTGCCTAGCACATTGCCAAATCGCACCATCGCGAAAACTGTGCGATTCGGCACAGCCTCCTCGCTCTCAACATCGAGCAGTCCAAAGTCGACCGATTGCCGGGCTGCCATTGCCTGCAACACCAGCTCCGCCATGCGCTTGGAAGCACCCATTACATTAGTGGGTCGAACCGCCTTGTCCGTGGACACCAGCACGAAGTACTCAGCCTGGCTTTCCATAGCGGCGCGTGCCATGTTCAGCGTACCGAACACGTTGTTCATGACCCCTTCCGCCGCGTTGCACTCGACCAACGGCACATGCTTGTATGCGGCGGCGTGATAAACCGTGGCAGGTCGATACAGCCCGCAGATCTCGCGCAAACGCCTCAAATTGACCACACTGGCCAGTAGCGGAACAACCTCGGTTTGCAGGCGATGCTCGTCGCGCAAGCGCTCAAGCTCTTGGTGAATCGAATACAACCCAAACTCGTTGTGTTCGACCAGCACCAGCCGACGCGGCCGCTCCAGCATGATCTGGCGACATAGTTCACTGCCGATGCTGCCGCCTGCCCCGGTCACGAGCACCGTCTTGTCAGCAAGGTTCTTCGCCAACAATGCCGCATCGGGTGGCACCGGTGCGCGGCCAAGCAAGTCCTCGATATCGAGTTCCTGCAGATCGCGTATCGTCACACGGCCCGATGCCAGATCCACCATACCAGGCAGCGTTCGAACGTGCACGGGCAGCGCGCGCAGCTTGTCGATTACGGCGTTGCGCTGGGCGCGGCCCATGGATGGAATCGCAAGCAGGATGTCGGTGACACCCATACGCTCGACAGCTTCAGGCACGTCATCCGGACCGAAGATATCGAGCCCGTTGATCGTACGGCCGATCTTGGCCCGATCATCATCGATGAACCCCAACAGCACAAACTGATGCGTAACGGCAAGCGCCGAAGCAGTTTGCACGCCCGCGTCGCCGGCACCATAGATCAACAACCGTCCTTCGTGCGCACGCACCTTCGCCGCCGTCCCCGCTAGCCAGAAGCGCGCCAGAGCACGACTCGCCCCAACCAGCAACAGGAACAGCATCGGCTGGATCAGGCCAATGCTGCGCGGTACACCATCGAGCTTCAAGAGAAGCAGCGCACTGAAGAACAATACGCCATAGAGACCCACGGCCTTCGCAGTGCTAGCAAGCGCGGCCATTCCTGTGTACCGAAAGATCGCTCTGTACAAACCCATTCGAACGAAGATCGGGAAGGCCAGCAAAGGCGAGAGAAAATAGACGTACTCCTGCTGCAGGATTGGCAGTCCCGTTTGGTCTATGCGCAGATAGAACGCCACCCAGACGGATACCAGCGCCAGGATCAAATCCAGCGCAACGACAACCACGCGCTTGGCCGACCGGGGCAGCGCGAGTAGCGGAACCGTAAGATTCTTCACCGGCTGGCCCGCCCGAGGACGTCAGTCAGCACACGGCATGTCTTTGCAATCTCATCCTTGGTCAAGGTGGGATGTACAAGGAACATCAGGCTGTCCTCGCCCATTGCGCGTGCGATCGGTAGCCGCTCGGCCGGTCGCCAGCCAGTATCGTCAAACGCCTTTTCAAGGTAGACCTCGGAACAAGAGCCCTGATAACAGGGCACGTCGGCATCGACAATCGTCTGAATGATTCGGTCACGCGTCCAGCCTTCCGCCAAGTGGTCAGGTCGGACATACACATAGCATTTGTATTGCGCGTGGGTGCTGCTCGCCGGAGCGACAGGCACACGCACGGCAGAGAATGGTTTGCAGGCCGAATGAATTGCCTCGGCGTGTTCAGTCCGTCGAGCGGTCCACTCCGTCATGCGGCGCAGTTGAATACGTCCGATTACGGCCTGCATCTCCAGCATTCGCCAGTTGGTGCCGAAGGTCTCATGCAACCAGCGAAACCCCGGTGCGTGCTCACGCTCGTACACCGCCTCAAAGCTCTTGCCGTGGTCCTTGTACGCCCACATCTCGCGCCAGAGCGCTTCATCATTGAGCGTCACCATGCCACCTTCACCACCCGTGGTCATGATCTTGTCCTGGCAGAAGCTCCATGCACCGACGTGTCCGATCGATCCGACACTACGCCCCTTGTAGCGAGCGCCGTGTGCCTGTGCACAATCCTCGATGACCTTCAATCCATGGCGGGCCGCCAACTCCATGATGGGATCCATGTCGCATGGCCACCCCGCAAGGTGCACGCAGATCACTGCTTTGGTGCGCGGCGTCAGGACTCTCGCAATGGTCTCCGCCGAAAGGTTTCCGCTTTCCGGATCGACATCGGCGAAAACCGGAATCGCACCAGCGTTGACTACGCAGGACGCGCTGGCGATGAACGTGCGCGGTGTGACGATGACTTCATCGCCAGGCCCGATTCCAAGCCCCTTTAGCGCCAAGTCCAAAGCCAATGTGCCATTACTGAGCGCGATGGCGTGGCGTGTACCCGTCCATGCGGCAAACTCTTTCTCGAACTCGCGACATTCCGTGCCGGTCCAATAGTTCACCTTATTAGAGAGCAACACCTGCTGGACTGCGTCCGCCTCTTCCTTGGTGAAACTAGGCCACGGAGAAAATGAAGTGTTCAGCATAAGTAGAATTAGAAATCAGATGATATTTTCTTCAACTGTATTATAGGTTCCCAAGAGTCGCCTAGACTCTCTGCTCCCGTGCGGGACAACCCATCACTGTCACGCCATCTCGAACTGGTCTCACAACTACAGCACCTGCACCAACAATTGCATCAGAACCTACCGTGATACCCTGTTTTATCGAAGCACCAACAGCAATCCATGAACATTTTCCAACACTTACGCTTCCGCTTAGATGCGCTCCCGGGCTGACATGTACTCCATTATCCAATATGCAGTCATGATCTATGGTGGCATCAGTGTTTACAATGCCTCCGTCACCAACATCAGCATTGATAACAACCCCTGCCATCGCAATGCTTCCAATACCTAAGCGTGCAAATTGACTTATGTACGCACGCGGATGTATGACAGTGGCTATCGGTATGCCAGCAGCAAGCAAGGCTTGGTGCTTCGCCCATCGCACACGACAATTTCCTATCGAGACAAATGCGGCATCGAATACTTGCGCATATGCAAGTAAGGCCGAAAAATCACCGACCACCTGCCAGCGGCCATTCATATTAATATTGGGCCAAGCATCATCAAAAAAATGACGCTTTCCCAACCAGCCTCCAATCCTGCGTCGGCTACAACTTTGCCATGGCCGCTGGCGCCAAAGAGGGCGAATCGTTTATTCATTCTTCCCCGTGAACTTCGGCATTGTCGCCTCTCCAGGAGCACTAACGCCTTCGCGCCCCAGCACCTTCCAGACAGTCAACCACAAGATTTTCAAATCCAGCCAGACAGAACGATTATCAACATACCATACATCAAGCTCGAATTTCTCTTCCCAGTTTAATGCATTACGCCCATTTACCTGCGCCCACCCGGTTACCCCCGGTCGTACGTCATGTCTTCGAGCCTGTTCTGGGGTATACAGCGGCAAATACTCCATCAACAGTGGACGCGGGCCAACAAGACTCATGTCGCCCTTGAATACATTCCAAAGCTCCGGCAACTCGTCCAGACTACTTGCACGCAGGAGACTTCCGAATGGAGTAATTCGCTCCGCATCCGGCAACAAATTCCCGTCGGGCCCACGCTGATCAGTCATGGTACGAAACTTGATCATCTGAAAAGGTCTTCCGTTAAGACCAGGCCGGACCTGTCTGAAGAAAACGGGGCCACCGAGCCGAGTGCGAATCACACACGTCAGAATCAAAATCGGCACGCCCAGCAGCACAAGCGCCAGTGCAGACAATGTCACATCCAAAAATCTCTTCATTTTGATTCCCAAACAGCCCCAATACCGTACCAGCGTAGTTTCCCAATGAGCTTACTAAATATCACTCTGGCAGCGACACACTTCATATATCGCACGACACCCGTGGTACGAACTCATCAAAATGACGTGGGCTGGTTTCCCAACCATCCAACAAGTAATATATCCAGCGGCTTAGCTCATGTATTCAGCAATTTCGAGTAGAACTCAATCATTCTATCCCAATGTTGGCTCCGCTCGAAACGCTCATGGATACGCGCCCTCGCTCTAACCCCCATCTCCCTCAGCACACTCAAGGGTGACTCCATCGCACTCTTCATTACGCGTCCCAGGCTCACAGCATCTCTGGGAGGCACCAACCACCCATTAAAACCATCCTCGATCACCTCATTGCAACCATTTATGTCAGTTGCAATAACGGGTAATTCCATTGAACCAGCCTGAAGGATAACATTTGGAAAACCCTCGCGATAACTCGGCAGTACCAGCACATCCGCCAGCATCAACGCCGGCCGGATATCGTCCATGAATCCCAAGTGATGTATTCGCTGATCGGATGCAATCATCTCCAACGTATTTTCATCGACCGGCGCGGTTTCATCTATCGCCCCAACGAGGATTAATATAGCATTCTTTGGGAGCACAGAAAAAGCTGACACCAGCTCCGCTACGCCTTTGTCTCTGTTCAATCTACCCACAAAGCAAAAGACAAAATCACGATCCTCTATCGCCAACTTAACCTTTAGATCCGATGCTCCAGCAGCAATACCGGATAGCGCAGGTGAAAAATAACTGGTATCAACCCCTGCAATATTACCGCTTCCAATCACACACAATGGTTTTCGAGTAATTCCGAACTTCTCAAGATCTCGTTTTACCCCGAGCCCCTCTGGTACAATCCGCGTTGAACAAAAGCAGATCAGCCTATCGACCCAGATTAATATTCGCTGCTTGATCCCATGCGCAGTAGGAAATATTAATCCGGTAAACGTATGTACCCTGACAGGCACACGGCACAACCAAGCTGCCAGCATCGTGACCAATCCGGCTTTCGGTGTATATGAATGTACGAGCTGCGGCCTCACTTCACGCAACACCTGGATCATGCGGACGATAGATTTAATGTCTCCTAGTGGATTAATCCCACGAGCCATTGGTACGCTTAAGACACGTAGGCCCTCAGCTGTCTCTACTTTTGCCAACATGTCAGCTGGACTTGTTGCCAAAGTCACCTGAAAACGACTAGCCAAATATCCAGGTTGCCCCCTTAAAATGGTGGCGAAGGTTTCTGGCACTGTCGTGGAAATCAAGATCTTCGGTGCCATCTCGTGCAACTGCTGCACCTCGCTATTACCACGATGCTCGTGGCACTCTTCCAGATCAGACTTCATTGTTTGCCTCCCTTGCACCACAGGCAGGATCGGCAGTACCAGTTCTGGCAACTCGCTGTAGTATCTCAACCAATCTTGGACCAGTTTTCTGGACGCAGAATCTGTCTTCAACCAGCTGACGACCCGCTCGGCCCATATCCTGACGAAGCGATGTGCTTAACAGTAGTTTATCCAGCGCCGATCTCCACTCTTCGGCAGAATTTGCCACATACCCATTGACTCCTTGGCGAACTATTTCCGTGTTGACTCCAACACCCGACGCCACAACTGGCAAGCCACAAGCCATGTATTGAATCAGCTTGTAGCCACATTTTCCCCGCTCCCAGGGAGAGTCCAGCAATGGCATGATTCCGATGTCGCACTCGCCGATGAGTTCTACTTCTGACTCTTCCGACCAGGAGATTGACTCAACACATACTCCTGGGATGTTCAACGCATCGCCACCAATAACGCGGAGCACAAATTTATGGCTCCGCGCCAACTCTTGGAGGGACTCAGCCACCAGTTGCAGATAACGTACCGTGGAAGGCGATCCAATCCAGACAATATATTGAACGTCTTTCGATGATCTGGCTGCCTCTGCAAGACTGTAACGGTCGAGATCGATGACAGTGGGCACGATTTCCACAGCCCGTGCACCTGCCGACCGTGCCCTCAGCGCTAGATACTCATTTCCAGCCGTAATCATGGTGGCGCCCTCCATCAGACCATCAAGACGGCGGCCATAGAAACGTCTGACCCAGGCGTTGGCATGTAGATCGTAATTGTGAAATACCGCATCATCATAATCGAGTACATACGGAGTACCACGTAAGAGCGCCGCCTCTACCCATAGCGGTGCCCACTGCAATGC is part of the Cupriavidus metallidurans CH34 genome and harbors:
- a CDS encoding polysaccharide biosynthesis protein, which produces MKNLTVPLLALPRSAKRVVVVALDLILALVSVWVAFYLRIDQTGLPILQQEYVYFLSPLLAFPIFVRMGLYRAIFRYTGMAALASTAKAVGLYGVLFFSALLLLKLDGVPRSIGLIQPMLFLLLVGASRALARFWLAGTAAKVRAHEGRLLIYGAGDAGVQTASALAVTHQFVLLGFIDDDRAKIGRTINGLDIFGPDDVPEAVERMGVTDILLAIPSMGRAQRNAVIDKLRALPVHVRTLPGMVDLASGRVTIRDLQELDIEDLLGRAPVPPDAALLAKNLADKTVLVTGAGGSIGSELCRQIMLERPRRLVLVEHNEFGLYSIHQELERLRDEHRLQTEVVPLLASVVNLRRLREICGLYRPATVYHAAAYKHVPLVECNAAEGVMNNVFGTLNMARAAMESQAEYFVLVSTDKAVRPTNVMGASKRMAELVLQAMAARQSVDFGLLDVESEEAVPNRTVFAMVRFGNVLGSSGSVVPLFRRQLLEGGPLTVTHEKVTRYFMTIPEAAQLVLQAGAMAHGGEVFVLDMGQPVKIMDLARRMVQLSGMTVCDDQHPDGDIEIRVTGLRPGEKLYEELLIGDNPEGTAHERIMKAREDYVPWPEFAPVLASMRVAAEQSDEKQIKEILGRQVHGYGPQAEGKAANALLV
- a CDS encoding DegT/DnrJ/EryC1/StrS family aminotransferase, translating into MLNTSFSPWPSFTKEEADAVQQVLLSNKVNYWTGTECREFEKEFAAWTGTRHAIALSNGTLALDLALKGLGIGPGDEVIVTPRTFIASASCVVNAGAIPVFADVDPESGNLSAETIARVLTPRTKAVICVHLAGWPCDMDPIMELAARHGLKVIEDCAQAHGARYKGRSVGSIGHVGAWSFCQDKIMTTGGEGGMVTLNDEALWREMWAYKDHGKSFEAVYEREHAPGFRWLHETFGTNWRMLEMQAVIGRIQLRRMTEWTARRTEHAEAIHSACKPFSAVRVPVAPASSTHAQYKCYVYVRPDHLAEGWTRDRIIQTIVDADVPCYQGSCSEVYLEKAFDDTGWRPAERLPIARAMGEDSLMFLVHPTLTKDEIAKTCRVLTDVLGRASR
- a CDS encoding acetyltransferase, with translation MGKRHFFDDAWPNINMNGRWQVVGDFSALLAYAQVFDAAFVSIGNCRVRWAKHQALLAAGIPIATVIHPRAYISQFARLGIGSIAMAGVVINADVGDGGIVNTDATIDHDCILDNGVHVSPGAHLSGSVSVGKCSWIAVGASIKQGITVGSDAIVGAGAVVVRPVRDGVTVMGCPAREQRV
- a CDS encoding sugar transferase, with translation MKRFLDVTLSALALVLLGVPILILTCVIRTRLGGPVFFRQVRPGLNGRPFQMIKFRTMTDQRGPDGNLLPDAERITPFGSLLRASSLDELPELWNVFKGDMSLVGPRPLLMEYLPLYTPEQARRHDVRPGVTGWAQVNGRNALNWEEKFELDVWYVDNRSVWLDLKILWLTVWKVLGREGVSAPGEATMPKFTGKNE
- a CDS encoding glycosyltransferase family 4 protein — its product is MKSDLEECHEHRGNSEVQQLHEMAPKILISTTVPETFATILRGQPGYLASRFQVTLATSPADMLAKVETAEGLRVLSVPMARGINPLGDIKSIVRMIQVLREVRPQLVHSYTPKAGLVTMLAAWLCRVPVRVHTFTGLIFPTAHGIKQRILIWVDRLICFCSTRIVPEGLGVKRDLEKFGITRKPLCVIGSGNIAGVDTSYFSPALSGIAAGASDLKVKLAIEDRDFVFCFVGRLNRDKGVAELVSAFSVLPKNAILILVGAIDETAPVDENTLEMIASDQRIHHLGFMDDIRPALMLADVLVLPSYREGFPNVILQAGSMELPVIATDINGCNEVIEDGFNGWLVPPRDAVSLGRVMKSAMESPLSVLREMGVRARARIHERFERSQHWDRMIEFYSKLLNT
- a CDS encoding glycosyltransferase family 4 protein, encoding MANVLVLTKYGRLGASSRLRFFQYIPWLKSAGLNVTVQALLSDDLLQKRYECGHYSIGQLLRAYSERCRVLLSRREYDVIWIEKEALQWAPLWVEAALLRGTPYVLDYDDAVFHNYDLHANAWVRRFYGRRLDGLMEGATMITAGNEYLALRARSAGARAVEIVPTVIDLDRYSLAEAARSSKDVQYIVWIGSPSTVRYLQLVAESLQELARSHKFVLRVIGGDALNIPGVCVESISWSEESEVELIGECDIGIMPLLDSPWERGKCGYKLIQYMACGLPVVASGVGVNTEIVRQGVNGYVANSAEEWRSALDKLLLSTSLRQDMGRAGRQLVEDRFCVQKTGPRLVEILQRVARTGTADPACGAREANNEV